A genomic window from Elaeis guineensis isolate ETL-2024a chromosome 3, EG11, whole genome shotgun sequence includes:
- the LOC105040719 gene encoding transcription factor TRY, translating into MDKRPRKQARTCGYDSEEVSSEEWEFINMTEQEEDLVYRMYRLVGDRWDLIAGRIPGRKPEEIERFWIMRHGEAFAEKRNGKRRLAEVQLSD; encoded by the exons ATGGATAAACGCCCTCGGAAGCAGGCCCGGACTTGCGGTTATGACTCAGAAG AAGTTAGCAGCGAAGAGTGGGAGTTCATCAACATGACCGAACAAGAAGAGGACCTCGTCTATAGAATGTATAGGCTTGTGGGTGACAG GTGGGATTTGATAGCAGGCAGGATCCCTGGCCGGAAACCAGAAGAGATAGAGAGGTTCTGGATAATGAGGCATGGAGAAGCATTTGCTGAGAAGAGAAACGGTAAAAGACGTCTAGCAGAAGTGCAGTTAAGCGATTAG